The following are encoded in a window of Rosa chinensis cultivar Old Blush chromosome 4, RchiOBHm-V2, whole genome shotgun sequence genomic DNA:
- the LOC112195940 gene encoding uncharacterized protein LOC112195940 — protein sequence MGEGKGSTLVHLLVVVLSLVAFGFAIAAERRRSVGVIYKDERTNETYCVYNSDVATGYGVGGFLFLLSGESLLMGVTKCMCFGRPLAPGGNRAWAIIYFVSSLVTFLIAESCLIAGATKNAYHTKYRGMIYAQNFSCDALRKGVFIAGAVFVVATMVLNVYYYMYFTKAITTEAAHKAKRTSSNIGMAGYA from the exons ATGGGAGAAGGAAAAGGCTCGACTCTGGTGCACCTTCTGGTCGTCGTTCTCAGCTTAGTGGCTTTTGGGTTCGCCATTGCCGCCGAGAGACGAAGAAGTGTG GGTGTAATATATAAGGATGAACGAACAAATGAAACTTACTGTGTCTATAACTCAGATGTTGCTACTGGTTATGGAGTGGGGGGCTTCTTGTTTCTTCTCTCAGGGGAATCCCTACTCATGGGTGTCACGAAGtgcatgtgttttggaagacCCTTAGCCCCTGGCGGAAATCGAGCTTGGGccattatttattttgtctcATCATT GGTAACTTTTCTGATTGCAGAATCATGCTTGATTGCTGGTGCTACAAAAAATGCCTATCACACCAAGTACCGGGGGATGATATATGCTCAGAACTTCTCCTGCGACGCATTGCGAAAAGGCGTTTTTATTGCTGGAGCAGTATTTGTGGTTGCAACAATGGTCCTCAACGTCTATTACTACATGTACTTCACCAAGGCAATCACTACTGAGGCAGCTCACAAAGCAAAGCGTACAAGCTCAAACATCGGGATGGCTGGGTATGCATAG
- the LOC112196195 gene encoding LOB domain-containing protein 42 has translation MRTSCNGCRVLRKGCSENCEIRPCIEWIKSPESQANATLFLAKFYGRAGLLNLINAGAEHQRPGIFKSLLYEACGRIVNPTFGSVGLLSSGNWAQCQAAVDAVLAGSPIVETNAPVPHLNPNPVQGPPANSCDIRHVSKDTSLGKTRNRFKRSMTRPKIQLGSITEAAAGWGRVNPHELGQSSSGGGGERSMHSVETVEAPWMMNRGEPDPVGNDDEEVGLELTLGLGFGKLNGKE, from the exons ATGAGGACTAGCTGCAATGGCTGTAGGGTTCTTCGCAAAGGTTGCAGTGAGAACTGTGAAATCCGACCCTGCATTGAGTGGATCAAATCGCCGGAATCCCAGGCCAATGCCACTCTTTTCTTGGCCAAATTCTACGGCCGTGCCGGGCTTCTCAATCTCATCAACGCCGGAGCAGAACACCAGCGCCCAG GGATTTTCAAGTCGCTGCTGTACGAGGCATGCGGAAGGATTGTGAACCCGACTTTTGGGTCGGTGGGGTTGCTCTCTTCCGGGAACTGGGCCCAATGCCAGGCCGCCGTAGACGCTGTGCTCGCCGGCTCACCGATCGTTGAAACCAATGCGCCAGTCCCACACCTGAACCCTAACCCGGTTCAGGGTCCTCCTGCCAACTCCTGTGACATACGCCACGTGTCCAAGGACACGAGCTTGGGTAAGACGAGGAACCGGTTCAAGAGGTCCATGACCAGGCCGAAAATCCAGCTCGGCTCGATCACCGAGGCGGCGGCTGGATGGGGGCGGGTCAACCCACATGAGTTGGGCCAGAGTTCTAGCGGAGGTGGAGGGGAGAGGAGTATGCACTCTGTGGAAACAGTGGAGGCTCCGTGGATGATGAACCGGGGCGAACCGGACCCGGTTGGGAATGATGATGAGGAGGTCGGGTTGGAACTGACTCTTGGCCTTGGCTTCGGGAAATTAAACGGAAAAGAGTAA
- the LOC112197692 gene encoding zinc finger protein CONSTANS-LIKE 16: MISNKKAAASASAATANVVGGKTARACDSCIKKRARWYCAADDAFLCQACDSSVHSANQLARRHERVRLKTASSILKSSTNSGSCDKSEVPSWHRGFTKKARTPRHGKSGTHRNRFPLVPEVGADDLSYEENEEEQLLYRVPVYDPFVAELCTSPNSNTVSNESKAVSKPNYSRVGSGNSSSSHGFDLPSDMDLANFAADVDSLLGRGLDDDKCFGMEGLGLLDCHEKESTTTEEGSTGRVKLEDEEDAYMECQAETEIDLMREPFVLNFEDYDDSPASCAEDEEDDDKLGVTMSHGEMKSSSEEHKSCKKRKIFLRLDYDAVITKWDSESKGSPWTFGERPDLDSDCLPDSMGTSNGAELIHYPYGDLNGVIGLHPAMTDGGREARVSRYREKRRTRLFSKKIRYEVRKLNAEKRPRMKGRFVKRASFAASGSTFPTLNKEVMDS, translated from the exons ATGATTTCAAACAAGAAAGCAGCTGCCTCTGCTTCTGCGGCAACAGCGAACGTCGTTGGCGGAAAGACGGCGAGAGCGTGTGACAGCTGTATTAAGAAGAGAGCTAGATGGTACTGTGCTGCTGACGATGCTTTTCTCTGTCAAGCGTGCGACTCCTCCGTCCACTCGGCGAACCAGTTGGCACGCAGACACGAACGTGTCCGGTTGAAAACGGCGTCGTCGATTCTCAAGTCCTCGACCAACTCCGGGAGTTGTGATAAATCAGAAGTGCCATCATGGCACCGAGGGTTCACGAAAAAGGCGCGGACGCCACGGCACGGCAAGTCCGGTACTCATCGGAATCGGTTTCCTCTTGTTCCGGAGGTCGGAGCGGACGACCTTTCGTATGAGGAGAATGAGGAGGAGCAGCTTCTGTATAGGGTTCCCGTATACGATCCCTTTGTTGCGGAGCTCTGCACTTCTCCTAATTCCAACACCGTTTCCAACGAATCCAAAGCGGTTTCGAAGCCGAATTACTCCCGTGTGGGAAGTGGAAATTCATCTTCGTCGCATGGTTTTGATCTTCCCAGTGATATGGATCTTGCGAATTTTGCAGCTGATGTTGATAGCTTATTGGGGAGAGGGCTAGATGACGATAAGTGTTTTGGCATGGAAGGGTTGGGGTTATTGGATTGTCATGAAAAGGAATCCACAACAACGGAGGAGGGTAGTACCGGAAGAGTGAAGCTTGAAGACGAGGAAGATGCTTATATGGAGTGCCAAGCTGAGACGGAGATCGATCTGATGAGGGAGCCGTTTGTGTTGAACTTTGAAGACTACGACGACTCGCCTGCCTCCTGCGCTGAAGATGAGGAGGATGATGACAAATTGGGAGTGACAATGAGTCATGGCGAGATGAAGAGTAGTAGTGAAGAGCATAAAAGTTGCAAGAAGAGGAAGATATTTTTGAGGCTGGACTACGATGCTGTGATTACCAAATGGGATAGCGAAAGTAAAGGATCTCCGTGGACATTCGGAGAAAGGCCCGATTTGGACTCCGATTGCTTGCCTGACTCCATG GGCACGTCAAATGGAGCTGAATTAATTCATTACCCTTATGGAGATTTGAATGGAGTAATTGGATTACATCCGGCAATGACTGACGGAGGGAGGGAGGCGAGGGTATCAAGGTACAGAGAAAAGAGGAGGACGAGGCTGTTCTCGAAGAAAATAAGATACGAAGTTCGGAAGCTGAATGCTGAGAAGAGGCCTAGAATGAAAGGAAGGTTTGTAAAGAGAGCTTCGTTTGCAGCTTCAGGATCTACATTTCCTACGCTTAATAAAGAAGTCATGGACAGCTAA